A region of Sesamum indicum cultivar Zhongzhi No. 13 linkage group LG7, S_indicum_v1.0, whole genome shotgun sequence DNA encodes the following proteins:
- the LOC105166146 gene encoding uncharacterized protein At1g01500 (The sequence of the model RefSeq protein was modified relative to this genomic sequence to represent the inferred CDS: added 32 bases not found in genome assembly), with protein sequence MENSYDFHGNGNLTNPGLQIIRHPLYQSSGRFSVPWFDIRVFYVRISNFMVDDSTPECLTLNHIPLNPDTILEVNGLRCSIDSEGMSCILRRDRVDKKSEEATFVSTDSVRLTGTVKFEVFDKEDLIISGVLEMSSTNGCVGESCSVGRRWSMNCESVINSSTGFLKGKQITGSESSSPTIEVYVAGCFSGTPIILTKTLQLSHRKKHRRGKLDSIPEYDASETDEDVAAGGDLQVAEYRYYKPENEKDYDNLYWGRTEYMDGEDGELSWFNAGVRVGLGIGLGVCLGVGVGVGLLVRTYQKTARTFKRRLF encoded by the exons ATGGAGAATTCTTACGACTTCCATGGCAACGGAAATCTAACCAATCCAGGCCTACAGATTATCAGGCACCCGTTGTACCAATCATCTGGCAGGTTTTCTGTGCCTTGGTTCGACATAAGAGTGTTCTATGTGAGAATCAGCAATTTTATGGTTGATGATTCGACCCCAGAATGTCTCACACTCAACCACATCCCTCTGAACCCAGACACAATCCTTGAAGTGAATGGACTGAGATGTTCGATAGATTCCGAAGGAATGTCTTGTATTCTTAGACGTGATC GTGAGTACAGATAGTGTAAGATTAACGGGCACTGTGAAATTCGAGGTATTCGATAAAGAAGACCTCATAATCTCCGGGGTTTTAGAAATGTCAAGTACCAATGGTTGTGTCGGGGAATCATGTAGTGTGGGCAGGAGGTGGAGCATGAATTGTGAATCCGTAATTAATTCCAGCACGGGATTtctgaaaggaaaacaaataacCGGGTCAGAGTCCTCATCCCCTACAATTGAAGTTTATGTAGCAGGATGCTTCTCGGGAACTCCGATCATATTAACCAAGACATTGCAACTTAGTCACCGGAAGAAGCACAGAAGGGGTAAGCTAGATTCGATTCCAGAATATGATGCTTCTGAAACGGATGAAGACGTTGCAGCTGGGGGTGATCTACAG GTTGCTGAATACAGATATTATAAACCAGAGAACGAAAAAGACTATGACAATCTATACTGGGGACGAACAGAATATATGGACGGTGAAGATGGTGAGCTCTCGTGGTTCAACGCTGGGGTCAGAGTCGGTCTTGGGATTGGCCTCGGGGTCTGCCTTGGGGTCGGAGTTGGAGTCGGCTTGCTGGTCCGTACTTACCAGAAGACCGCCCGGACATTTAAAAGACGGCTTTTCTAG
- the LOC105166145 gene encoding protein FAM9A-like, which yields MMGKKMKRTKEVSSVAIAAESSSTELAVQRQTPRKRGRPRKVIQKVDEEEEEELVGGGGGGSKKATSGGEGDEEKKVEEIEEETMGSKGEEGESVKQQQEGLRRSSRGRRKSSKPRKSS from the coding sequence ATGATggggaagaagatgaagaggaCAAAGGAGGTATCATCTGTAGCAATAGCAGCAGAATCGTCATCGACAGAATTAGCAGTACAGAGACAGACGCCGAGGAAAAGAGGGAGGCCCCGGAAAGTAATTCAGAAAGTTGacgaggaagaggaagaagaactggtgggcggcggcggcggcggttCCAAGAAAGCAACAAGTGGTGGGGAAGGAGATGAGGAGAAAAAAGTAGAggaaattgaagaagaaacgATGGGCTCAAAGGGGGAAGAAGGGGAGTCGGTGAAGCAGCAGCAGGAGGGTCTGAGGAGGAGCAGTAGAGGTAGGAGGAAGAGCAGCAAGCCCAGGAAGAGCAGCTGA